A single window of Actinoallomurus bryophytorum DNA harbors:
- a CDS encoding GMC oxidoreductase, which translates to MGALAMPSWWTAAVATPRQALASGDHVPALVIGSGYGGAVAALRLTRAGVDTHIVEMGQSWTTPGSDGKIFCDMLNPDGRSSWLRTKTDQPVGYFLGFPANKSISKYTGVLDSESFAATRVYQGRGVGGGSLVNGGMAVTPRRAYFEEVLPSVDSGEMYATYFPRANAGLGVNTIDQAWFETTDCYQYARVSRMRANNAGFTTTFLPNVYDFDYMKREAANQVPRSALASEVIYGNNYGKRSLDKTYLAAAAATGRLTISTLHTVTSLAPAPGGGYTVEMVQIDTSGRTVATKAVTADRVFCAAGSVGTSKLLVSMKAQGKLPNLPSAVGEGWGNNGNVMVARAGLDLTGALQSGMPAMGIDNWADPNGPVFAEIAPFPAGTELWINLYLAITKNPNRARFTFNSTTGKVDLSWQASQTQPSIDAAKRVFDAINSKAGTIYRTDLFGVYKTWGDDFVYHPLGGCVLGQATDDYGRVPGYTGLYVVDGSLIPGSIGVNPFVTITALAERNMEKIIATDLH; encoded by the coding sequence TTGGGGGCTCTCGCGATGCCCTCGTGGTGGACCGCCGCGGTCGCCACTCCACGGCAGGCGCTCGCCAGCGGAGACCATGTGCCGGCCCTCGTCATCGGCAGTGGCTACGGCGGGGCCGTCGCGGCGCTGCGCCTCACCCGGGCGGGCGTGGACACCCACATCGTGGAGATGGGGCAGAGCTGGACCACCCCGGGCTCCGACGGAAAGATCTTCTGCGACATGCTCAACCCCGACGGGCGGTCGTCCTGGCTGCGGACCAAGACCGACCAGCCGGTCGGGTACTTCCTCGGCTTCCCGGCGAACAAGAGCATCTCGAAGTACACGGGCGTACTCGACTCCGAGAGCTTCGCCGCGACCCGCGTCTACCAGGGCCGGGGCGTGGGCGGCGGATCACTCGTCAACGGAGGCATGGCCGTCACGCCCAGGCGCGCCTACTTCGAGGAAGTGCTGCCCTCGGTCGACTCCGGCGAGATGTACGCGACGTACTTCCCGCGCGCGAACGCCGGCCTCGGCGTCAACACCATCGACCAGGCATGGTTCGAGACGACCGACTGTTACCAGTACGCCCGGGTCAGCCGGATGCGGGCGAACAACGCGGGCTTCACCACGACCTTCCTGCCGAACGTCTACGACTTCGACTACATGAAGCGGGAGGCGGCGAACCAGGTCCCACGCTCGGCGCTGGCCTCCGAGGTCATCTACGGCAACAACTACGGCAAGAGGTCGCTCGACAAGACCTATCTCGCGGCGGCCGCCGCGACGGGGCGGCTCACGATCTCGACACTGCACACGGTGACCTCCCTGGCCCCGGCGCCGGGCGGCGGATACACCGTCGAGATGGTCCAGATCGACACCTCGGGCAGGACCGTCGCCACCAAGGCGGTCACCGCCGACCGGGTGTTCTGCGCGGCCGGCAGCGTGGGCACGAGCAAGCTGCTCGTCTCGATGAAGGCCCAGGGCAAGCTGCCGAACCTCCCCTCGGCCGTCGGCGAGGGCTGGGGCAACAACGGCAACGTGATGGTCGCGCGGGCGGGCCTGGACCTCACCGGAGCCCTGCAGTCGGGAATGCCCGCCATGGGAATCGACAACTGGGCCGACCCGAACGGCCCGGTGTTCGCCGAGATAGCGCCGTTCCCGGCAGGTACCGAACTCTGGATCAACCTCTACCTGGCGATCACGAAGAACCCGAACCGCGCCCGGTTCACGTTCAACTCCACGACCGGCAAGGTCGATCTCTCCTGGCAGGCCTCACAGACGCAACCGTCGATCGACGCGGCGAAGAGGGTGTTCGACGCCATCAACAGCAAGGCGGGCACCATCTACCGGACCGACCTGTTCGGCGTCTACAAGACCTGGGGCGACGACTTCGTCTACCACCCACTCGGCGGGTGCGTACTCGGCCAGGCCACGGACGACTACGGCCGGGTACCGGGCTACACCGGCCTGTACGTCGTGGACGGGTCGCTCATCCCGGGCAGCATCGGCGTGAACCCGTTCGTGACGATCACCGCACTCGCCGAACGCAACATGGAGAAGATCATCGCGACCGACCTCCACTAG
- a CDS encoding phytoene/squalene synthase family protein, with protein MTGRELDAAGITDPSLRAAYARCRALNARHGRTFFLATRLLPPARRPAIHALYGFARYADDLVDEPAAGVDAAQTMARLDGLEAVLGAGLRGSRSEDPVLAAVVDTATRFGIDGALFTAFLRSMRMDLTVSGYPTRAALREYMHGSAEVIGLQLLPVLGTVCEPAEAAPGAAALGRAFQLTNFLRDVAEDLDRGRLYLPADELAVYGVDRTLLARCRETGRPEPRVRRALADQIARTRAVYDLARPAIALLHPASRPCVATACTLYAHILERIEARDHNVFAGRVSVGTGRRLTLAGSALTRALWARAGTRPARELP; from the coding sequence ATGACGGGCCGGGAGCTGGACGCCGCTGGGATCACGGATCCCTCGCTGCGTGCCGCCTACGCCCGGTGCCGGGCGCTCAACGCCCGGCACGGGCGCACCTTCTTCCTGGCCACCCGGCTCCTGCCGCCCGCCCGGCGACCGGCGATCCACGCTCTGTACGGCTTCGCCCGTTACGCCGACGACCTCGTCGACGAGCCGGCGGCGGGCGTGGACGCCGCCCAGACCATGGCCCGGCTCGACGGCCTCGAGGCGGTTCTCGGCGCCGGACTGCGCGGGAGCCGCAGCGAGGATCCGGTGCTCGCGGCCGTCGTGGACACCGCCACCAGGTTCGGCATCGACGGCGCGCTGTTCACGGCGTTCCTGCGTTCGATGCGGATGGACCTCACCGTCAGCGGCTATCCGACCCGGGCCGCCTTACGGGAGTACATGCACGGCTCGGCCGAGGTGATCGGGCTGCAACTGCTGCCCGTGCTCGGCACGGTGTGCGAACCGGCCGAGGCCGCTCCCGGCGCCGCGGCGCTCGGGCGGGCGTTCCAGCTGACCAACTTCCTGCGCGACGTGGCCGAGGACCTCGACCGCGGCCGGCTGTATCTGCCCGCCGACGAGCTCGCCGTCTACGGGGTCGACCGCACCCTGCTCGCCCGCTGCCGGGAGACCGGGCGCCCCGAGCCACGGGTACGGCGCGCGCTCGCCGACCAGATCGCCCGGACCCGCGCCGTCTACGACCTGGCGCGTCCCGCCATCGCGCTGCTCCATCCGGCGTCCCGGCCCTGCGTGGCAACGGCCTGCACCCTCTACGCCCACATCCTGGAGCGCATCGAGGCACGCGACCACAACGTCTTCGCGGGCCGTGTGTCGGTGGGCACCGGCCGGCGGCTGACCCTCGCCGGGAGCGCGCTGACGCGTGCGCTGTGGGCGCGCGCCGGTACGCGCCCAGCCCGTGAGCTGCCGTGA
- a CDS encoding class I SAM-dependent methyltransferase encodes MSEQVTAAFDRGAPAYDRLVGANPGYHAHLRRSARAFRFPEGGDGVRLLDAGCGTGASTAALLAAAPRARIVGLDASAGMLARARAKSWPATVEFTHRRVEDLSGEPFDGIFAAYLIRNLPDPDTTLGTLLALLRPGGSLVVHDYSVRDDPLTRLVWHTVCWSVIIPAGWLMTGDAGLYRYLWRSALDFDRPETFADRLRRTGFADVGTAAMSGWQRGIVHAFRGRRP; translated from the coding sequence GTGAGCGAGCAGGTGACGGCCGCCTTCGACCGGGGCGCCCCTGCCTATGACCGGCTCGTCGGCGCGAACCCGGGGTACCACGCCCACCTGCGGCGCTCCGCCCGCGCGTTCCGGTTCCCCGAAGGCGGCGACGGCGTACGGCTGCTCGACGCCGGATGCGGGACCGGCGCCTCCACCGCGGCACTGCTGGCGGCGGCGCCACGTGCGCGCATCGTCGGCCTGGACGCCTCGGCCGGCATGCTCGCGCGTGCGAGGGCGAAGTCATGGCCCGCGACCGTGGAGTTCACGCACCGCCGCGTCGAGGATCTCTCCGGGGAACCCTTCGACGGGATCTTCGCCGCGTACCTCATCCGCAACCTGCCCGACCCGGACACCACCCTCGGCACGCTGCTCGCCCTGCTGCGGCCCGGTGGGTCGCTGGTCGTGCACGACTACTCGGTACGGGACGACCCCCTCACCCGGCTGGTCTGGCACACGGTGTGCTGGAGCGTGATCATCCCGGCCGGGTGGCTGATGACCGGCGACGCGGGCCTGTACCGCTATCTGTGGCGCAGCGCGCTGGACTTCGACCGTCCCGAGACGTTCGCGGACCGGCTGCGCCGTACGGGGTTCGCCGACGTCGGGACCGCGGCGATGAGCGGCTGGCAGCGTGGGATCGTGCACGCGTTCCGTGGCCGGCGGCCATGA
- a CDS encoding lycopene cyclase domain-containing protein yields the protein MDHLQYLLLLAGCAAVTLPLELSGSRVYRRPGRLTRSVLPVAAVFAGWDVIAIAAGVWSYNPRYVTGLALPLSLPLEEALFFLVVPVCAVLTFETVRRLSPVRQPYGQDAR from the coding sequence ATGGACCACCTGCAGTATCTGCTGCTGCTGGCCGGATGCGCGGCGGTCACGCTGCCCCTCGAGCTGTCCGGCAGCCGCGTCTACCGGCGGCCCGGCCGGCTCACACGCTCCGTGCTGCCCGTCGCGGCGGTGTTCGCCGGCTGGGACGTCATCGCCATCGCGGCCGGCGTGTGGAGCTACAACCCGCGCTACGTCACCGGATTGGCCCTGCCGCTGTCGCTGCCGCTGGAGGAGGCGCTGTTCTTCCTCGTCGTCCCGGTCTGCGCCGTGCTGACCTTCGAGACCGTAAGGCGGCTGTCACCGGTCCGGCAGCCGTACGGGCAGGACGCGCGGTGA
- a CDS encoding lycopene cyclase domain-containing protein, with product MNGLGYTLPAVASVAAVVAIELLRLRTGLFRQRHYWITMAIVFGFQVAVDGWLTKLSAPVVVYDPHQLSGLRVPFDIPVEDFLFGFTLVTATLLAWHRTPDRREGT from the coding sequence GTGAACGGGCTGGGGTACACACTGCCGGCCGTCGCCTCGGTGGCCGCGGTGGTCGCGATCGAGCTGCTCCGGCTGCGAACGGGGCTGTTCCGGCAGCGCCACTACTGGATCACGATGGCGATCGTGTTCGGCTTCCAGGTCGCGGTCGACGGCTGGCTGACCAAGCTGTCGGCACCGGTCGTCGTCTATGACCCGCACCAGCTCAGCGGGCTGCGGGTCCCGTTCGACATCCCCGTCGAGGACTTCCTGTTCGGCTTCACCCTGGTCACGGCCACCCTCCTCGCCTGGCACCGTACGCCGGACCGCCGGGAGGGCACGTGA
- a CDS encoding NAD(P)/FAD-dependent oxidoreductase, translating into MSGGAEGRDRRRVRHPAPAGLPDARLLSRRPRAVVVGGGIAGLAAATALAERGVAVELCERQGHLGGRAGSWTETLPDGTSVSMGRGFHAFFRQYYNLRALLRRTDPGLRLLAPVPDYPLLDAAGRVDTFRALPRTPPWNALAFAARSPTFTPRDLLRLDARAALPLADVSVPATYRRLDHMDAEEFLARLRFPAAARHLAFEVFSRSFFAPPDRLSAAELAVMFHLYFLGSAEGLLFDVPRVPPSGLWTPLGDRLAALGARVRLRTAVGAVRPGPDGFTVEIGGEDVRADAVVLALDVPALRELVAASPALGTPRWRRRIAALRTAPPFLVRRLWLDRPVAADRPAFLATGGLAPLDNISVLERYDRDAAAWALRAGGSVVELHAYAVSAPREETSARLLGRLHEVYPETARAGEVGEFTEWHEDCPLFAPGTFFDRPAVAGPAPGLVLAGDGVRIDLPVALMERAATTGWHAANLLLSGWGLAGHPLTTVPLRGRLVPARWRGGAVPPVPAGL; encoded by the coding sequence ATGAGCGGCGGTGCCGAGGGCCGGGACCGGCGCCGGGTGCGGCATCCGGCGCCCGCGGGGCTGCCCGACGCCCGGCTGCTGTCCCGGCGTCCGCGCGCGGTCGTGGTCGGCGGCGGGATCGCCGGGCTCGCCGCCGCGACCGCCCTGGCCGAACGCGGCGTCGCCGTGGAGCTGTGCGAACGCCAGGGCCATCTCGGTGGCCGGGCCGGCAGCTGGACGGAGACGCTGCCCGACGGCACGAGCGTGAGCATGGGCCGTGGTTTCCACGCCTTCTTCCGCCAGTACTACAACCTGCGGGCGCTGCTGCGCCGTACCGACCCCGGCCTCCGCCTGCTCGCCCCGGTGCCGGACTACCCGCTGCTGGACGCGGCGGGGCGTGTCGACACCTTCCGCGCCCTGCCCCGCACCCCACCGTGGAACGCCCTCGCCTTCGCCGCCCGTAGCCCCACCTTCACACCACGGGACCTGCTGCGCCTCGACGCGCGTGCGGCGCTGCCGCTCGCGGACGTCAGCGTGCCCGCGACGTACCGGCGGCTGGACCACATGGACGCCGAGGAGTTCCTTGCGCGGCTGCGGTTCCCCGCGGCGGCGCGGCATCTGGCCTTCGAGGTGTTCTCGCGCAGCTTCTTCGCCCCGCCCGACCGGCTCTCCGCGGCCGAGCTGGCGGTCATGTTCCACCTGTACTTCCTCGGCTCCGCCGAGGGGTTGCTCTTCGACGTGCCGCGCGTGCCGCCGTCCGGGCTGTGGACACCGCTCGGCGACCGCCTGGCCGCGCTGGGCGCCCGGGTGCGGCTGCGGACCGCGGTCGGCGCCGTGCGCCCCGGACCGGACGGGTTCACGGTGGAGATCGGGGGCGAGGACGTACGTGCCGACGCCGTCGTGCTCGCCCTCGACGTCCCGGCGCTGCGCGAGCTCGTCGCGGCCTCCCCCGCACTCGGCACGCCGCGATGGCGGCGGCGGATCGCCGCGCTGCGCACGGCGCCGCCGTTCCTGGTCCGGCGGCTGTGGCTGGACCGGCCCGTCGCCGCGGACCGGCCGGCCTTCCTGGCCACCGGCGGCCTGGCGCCGCTGGACAACATCAGTGTGCTGGAGCGGTACGACCGCGACGCGGCCGCCTGGGCCCTGCGCGCCGGGGGCTCGGTGGTCGAACTGCACGCCTACGCCGTCTCGGCTCCGCGTGAGGAGACCTCGGCTCGTCTTCTGGGGCGGCTGCACGAGGTCTACCCCGAGACCGCACGCGCCGGCGAGGTGGGTGAGTTCACCGAGTGGCACGAGGACTGCCCGCTGTTCGCCCCCGGGACGTTCTTCGACCGGCCGGCCGTGGCCGGACCCGCACCGGGGCTGGTGCTGGCCGGCGACGGTGTACGGATCGACCTGCCGGTGGCGCTGATGGAGCGCGCCGCGACGACCGGCTGGCACGCCGCCAACCTGCTGCTGTCCGGCTGGGGCCTGGCCGGGCATCCGCTGACGACCGTGCCGTTGCGCGGCCGGCTCGTTCCCGCGCGGTGGCGCGGCGGGGCCGTTCCGCCGGTGCCCGCGGGTCTGTGA
- a CDS encoding MFS transporter, protein MTPSPRGEKVNSLYIHCEGYASLYPRVTSDRRWLRSLRGLIRTGRAAGQLSRISGPLRGDPRFLRCFVADQVNAAGTTMATGALAFTVLGSGGGASGIAMVLLANMTAGIVVGPVGGVVADRLPRALVISVVQVVIGLVTVVETVLILTGRAAVWNLAALAGANSAAASFSGPARTGLVRSIVAAKQLNEANALNQLARHLVLTVGPAIGGTIVAVAGAGYGVGCNAVSFFVSAALIAGIHAPRVDRQPSTMRTDLVEGWQAIRARRWIWTCLIGTAIMVPAWHVGYGILGPPYAKTHLGGAWAWGFIASSLGAGMALGAVVSLIWRPRRAGWTNCLGAAALALPDPLMAAGAPLPVVMAAVVVAACGLSMSVVAWQTAIQQHIPAEQQGRVSAFADIAEISLTPVAYLLVLPVTGAIGVRGTLLACGIILAVANLAPLLSGRVRELTLLDRAGEPFTPE, encoded by the coding sequence ATGACACCCTCTCCCAGAGGCGAAAAAGTGAACTCGTTATATATTCATTGCGAGGGATATGCCAGCCTTTACCCGCGAGTAACATCTGATCGGCGTTGGTTGCGCTCTTTACGTGGTTTGATCCGCACGGGCCGGGCCGCCGGGCAGCTGTCCCGGATCAGCGGTCCGCTCCGGGGCGACCCGCGGTTCCTTCGGTGTTTCGTGGCGGATCAGGTCAACGCGGCCGGGACGACGATGGCGACAGGGGCGCTGGCCTTCACGGTGCTCGGCAGTGGGGGAGGGGCATCGGGGATCGCGATGGTGCTGCTGGCCAACATGACGGCGGGCATCGTGGTCGGTCCCGTGGGGGGAGTGGTCGCCGACCGATTACCGCGGGCGTTGGTCATCTCGGTGGTGCAGGTCGTCATCGGCCTGGTCACGGTGGTCGAGACGGTGTTGATCCTCACCGGCCGGGCCGCGGTGTGGAATCTCGCGGCACTGGCAGGCGCGAACTCCGCCGCCGCGTCGTTCTCCGGACCCGCGCGTACCGGCCTGGTCCGTTCGATCGTCGCGGCAAAGCAGCTGAACGAGGCGAACGCGCTCAACCAGCTCGCCCGCCACCTGGTGCTGACCGTAGGCCCGGCGATCGGCGGAACCATCGTCGCCGTGGCGGGCGCCGGCTACGGCGTCGGCTGCAACGCCGTCTCCTTCTTCGTCTCCGCGGCATTGATCGCGGGAATCCATGCCCCGCGCGTTGACCGGCAGCCATCCACCATGCGTACGGACCTGGTCGAGGGGTGGCAGGCGATCCGTGCGCGGCGCTGGATCTGGACCTGTCTCATCGGCACCGCGATCATGGTCCCGGCCTGGCACGTCGGCTACGGCATTCTCGGCCCGCCGTACGCCAAGACCCATCTGGGCGGAGCCTGGGCGTGGGGGTTCATCGCCTCCAGCCTCGGGGCCGGCATGGCGCTGGGTGCGGTGGTCTCACTGATCTGGCGCCCCCGCCGGGCGGGCTGGACGAACTGCCTCGGGGCCGCAGCCTTGGCCTTGCCGGACCCGTTGATGGCCGCCGGCGCGCCCCTTCCCGTGGTGATGGCCGCGGTCGTGGTGGCGGCGTGCGGGCTGAGCATGTCCGTGGTCGCCTGGCAGACCGCGATCCAGCAGCACATCCCCGCCGAACAGCAGGGCCGCGTCTCGGCGTTCGCCGACATCGCCGAGATCAGCCTGACGCCGGTCGCCTATCTCCTGGTCCTGCCCGTGACCGGCGCGATCGGCGTCCGCGGCACCCTGCTGGCGTGCGGGATCATCCTGGCCGTCGCGAACCTCGCCCCCCTGCTGAGCGGCCGCGTACGCGAACTCACCCTTCTGGACCGCGCGGGGGAGCCTTTCACTCCAGAGTGA
- a CDS encoding DUF5914 domain-containing protein — translation MEDGPLDPGRWPLRRVPRLRWAAQSPTAGQADPAVITAALKRAQARPSGNWFVVAASGDVRADRPFGTRVMGQELVLWRDRTGLPVAGPGACPHLGAPLARGRVDDGCLTCRWHGLRLPAEGTEEWRPLPAYDDGVLLWVRLDRSGGETPLPEPVAAARPRPESGVGAVARLAGVCEPGDVVANRLDPWHGVWFHPYSFTRLRVVSVPDAADDRFLVRVTFRVGPWLGVPVLADFSCPEPRTVLMRIVEGEGAGSVVETHATPLGPGRDGRPRTAVVEAVIAVSARPGFAVARTAAPLLRPLMRRGATRLWRDDLAYAERRYALRSGTT, via the coding sequence ATGGAGGACGGCCCTCTCGATCCCGGAAGATGGCCGCTGCGGCGCGTGCCGCGTCTGCGGTGGGCGGCGCAGTCGCCCACGGCGGGGCAGGCGGATCCGGCGGTGATCACGGCGGCGCTCAAACGGGCCCAGGCACGGCCGTCGGGCAACTGGTTCGTGGTCGCCGCGAGTGGCGACGTACGCGCGGACCGGCCGTTCGGCACCCGGGTCATGGGCCAGGAGCTCGTCCTCTGGCGGGACCGGACGGGGCTGCCGGTCGCGGGACCGGGCGCCTGCCCGCACCTCGGGGCGCCGCTGGCGCGGGGCCGGGTGGACGACGGCTGCCTGACCTGCCGATGGCACGGGCTGCGGCTGCCCGCCGAGGGCACCGAGGAGTGGCGTCCGCTGCCCGCCTACGACGACGGGGTGCTGCTCTGGGTGCGCCTGGACCGGTCCGGCGGCGAGACGCCCCTGCCCGAGCCGGTGGCGGCGGCCCGGCCACGGCCGGAGAGCGGAGTCGGCGCGGTCGCGCGCCTGGCCGGGGTGTGCGAGCCGGGTGACGTCGTCGCCAACCGGCTGGATCCCTGGCACGGCGTCTGGTTTCATCCGTACTCCTTCACGCGCCTGCGCGTGGTGTCGGTGCCGGACGCCGCCGACGACCGGTTCCTGGTACGCGTGACGTTCCGCGTCGGCCCCTGGCTGGGCGTTCCGGTGCTGGCCGACTTCAGCTGCCCCGAGCCCCGTACGGTGCTGATGCGCATCGTCGAGGGAGAGGGCGCGGGCAGCGTGGTCGAGACGCACGCCACCCCGCTCGGCCCCGGCCGGGACGGCCGCCCGCGTACGGCGGTCGTCGAGGCGGTGATCGCCGTGTCCGCGCGACCGGGCTTCGCCGTGGCGCGGACCGCCGCGCCGCTGCTGCGGCCGTTGATGCGGCGCGGCGCGACCCGCCTCTGGCGGGACGACCTCGCCTACGCCGAACGCCGTTACGCGCTGCGCTCCGGCACCACCTGA
- a CDS encoding ATP-binding protein, translated as MTDALLERQTEVDALRRTLDDSAAGRGHVVVVEAAPGLGKTTLLRHTRDLADVRGFRVLSARGSELESDFAFGVIRQLFDPVLAEEQGERDRLFKGAAKATEGLFDTADLTEAPPAGSLYLLLNGLYWLLVNLSARSPVALLIDDLQWVDGPSLRFVEFLSRRIDSTPVMVVLTSRPRAYERDAAIAEVMTAPDATVLEPRSLSLTAVAELVRRTLGSEADDDFCTACHATTTGNPLFLRELLRVLASNGTRPVAAAVRTVHEVGPDAVRRHVLGRLRHLPAEARAVARAVAVLGDDTPLGLIARQCSLPVEDAAAAAERLAQAGILEHAEPAAFIHAVVADVVRSLIPLAERSAEHDAAAALLRESGETPARVASHLLRTTPEGRADRVTALLAAADQARERGSPETAAVYLLRARAEPPPAESRSEVSRLLGNCEAHKLALTDADTHLREALALASTPAQWALCAYSLARFRNACGDAPGEVVDLLGRALATPAVAEHPAVATELEAELLGIARSDLGRRPEVLGHLRSYRRRPDASPAVVDAHLSVEAVFSGATADEVAELAGRALATGLPTERSAIWAAAHMMIVADRLEETDRHLRRALRAAVQRGLLFPLALTRGYLARVAFLRGDLAQAQEYTDGDTGPGVQDLARPVLDATRAHLLIEAGDLAGAEALIGGGVLADLDVVDSTHHLWLMGARIRLRIDQGDHVAALDEAITLGRDYARWGGELMLDVPWRLLAAEACHRLGRTERARSLAEEHLRLARAFGAARHIGAALNATALLTDDPRTAGALLAEAVEVLAATSARLDFAKVLEKQGRTLLDTGDRDAGLTAIGRAADVATECHASAMTERLRRLLAHSGVRRTRITSRGVHTLTPAERSAGELATAGLTNRQIAEQLFLSEKTVEAHLSRAYRKLGVRSRTQLAMRMTTVAG; from the coding sequence GTGACAGATGCGCTGCTTGAGCGCCAGACGGAAGTCGACGCGTTGCGGCGGACGCTCGACGACTCGGCGGCCGGCCGTGGTCACGTGGTCGTGGTCGAGGCGGCCCCCGGTCTCGGCAAGACCACCCTGCTGCGCCACACTCGTGACCTCGCCGACGTCCGCGGTTTCCGTGTGCTGTCGGCGCGTGGCTCCGAGCTGGAGAGCGACTTCGCCTTCGGCGTCATCCGGCAGTTGTTCGATCCGGTTCTGGCGGAGGAACAGGGCGAGCGGGATCGCCTTTTCAAAGGGGCGGCGAAGGCGACCGAGGGCCTTTTCGACACCGCCGACCTGACGGAGGCCCCGCCCGCCGGTTCGCTCTATCTCCTGCTCAACGGGCTGTACTGGCTGCTGGTCAACCTCAGCGCCCGGTCGCCGGTCGCGTTGCTGATCGACGATCTGCAGTGGGTCGACGGCCCGTCGCTGCGCTTCGTCGAGTTCCTCTCCCGTCGCATCGACTCGACGCCGGTCATGGTGGTCCTCACCAGCCGCCCTCGCGCCTACGAACGCGACGCGGCGATCGCGGAGGTGATGACGGCCCCGGACGCCACGGTCCTGGAACCCCGGAGCCTCAGCCTCACGGCGGTCGCCGAGCTCGTCCGGCGTACGCTCGGATCGGAGGCCGACGACGACTTCTGTACGGCCTGCCACGCGACGACCACCGGCAACCCGCTTTTCTTACGTGAGCTGCTTCGGGTGCTCGCGTCGAACGGCACCCGCCCGGTGGCGGCCGCCGTGAGGACCGTCCACGAAGTCGGCCCCGACGCCGTACGCCGGCACGTACTCGGCCGCCTGCGGCATCTCCCGGCGGAGGCACGAGCGGTGGCGCGAGCCGTCGCCGTACTGGGTGATGACACCCCTCTCGGTCTCATCGCGCGGCAGTGCTCGCTTCCGGTGGAGGACGCCGCCGCCGCGGCGGAACGGCTCGCCCAGGCCGGCATCCTCGAACACGCCGAACCCGCCGCGTTCATCCACGCCGTGGTCGCCGACGTGGTGCGGTCCCTCATCCCGCTGGCGGAGCGCAGCGCCGAACACGACGCCGCGGCCGCGCTGCTGAGGGAGAGCGGGGAGACCCCCGCCCGCGTCGCCTCACACCTCCTGCGTACGACCCCCGAAGGACGCGCCGACCGGGTCACGGCCCTGCTGGCGGCCGCCGACCAGGCACGCGAGCGCGGCTCGCCCGAGACGGCGGCGGTGTACCTGCTGCGCGCACGCGCGGAGCCGCCACCGGCCGAGTCACGGTCCGAGGTCAGCCGGCTGCTCGGCAACTGCGAGGCGCACAAGCTGGCACTGACCGACGCGGACACGCATCTGCGGGAGGCGCTGGCACTCGCCTCGACTCCGGCCCAGTGGGCGCTGTGCGCGTACAGCCTGGCCCGGTTCCGTAACGCGTGCGGCGACGCGCCGGGTGAGGTCGTCGACCTCCTCGGCCGGGCGCTGGCGACGCCGGCGGTCGCCGAGCACCCCGCCGTCGCCACCGAGCTGGAGGCCGAGCTTCTCGGCATCGCGCGCAGCGATCTCGGCCGGCGCCCGGAGGTGCTCGGCCACCTGCGGTCCTACCGCCGGCGGCCGGACGCGAGCCCGGCCGTGGTGGACGCCCACCTGTCGGTCGAGGCCGTGTTCTCCGGCGCGACCGCCGACGAGGTCGCCGAACTCGCCGGCAGAGCCCTCGCGACGGGACTGCCGACCGAACGATCGGCGATCTGGGCCGCGGCCCACATGATGATCGTGGCCGACCGGCTGGAGGAGACCGACCGCCACCTCCGGCGTGCACTGCGCGCCGCCGTGCAACGCGGGCTGCTGTTCCCCCTCGCCCTGACACGCGGCTACCTGGCCCGGGTCGCGTTCCTGCGCGGCGACCTGGCACAGGCACAGGAGTACACGGACGGCGACACGGGCCCCGGCGTCCAGGATCTGGCCCGGCCCGTACTGGACGCCACACGTGCGCACCTCCTGATCGAAGCCGGCGATCTGGCCGGCGCGGAAGCCCTGATCGGCGGCGGTGTACTGGCCGACCTCGATGTCGTGGACTCCACGCATCACCTGTGGCTCATGGGCGCTCGCATCCGGCTGCGCATCGACCAGGGCGATCACGTAGCCGCGCTGGACGAGGCGATCACGCTGGGGCGCGACTACGCACGCTGGGGCGGAGAACTGATGCTGGACGTACCCTGGCGCCTGCTCGCCGCCGAGGCCTGCCACCGGCTCGGCCGGACCGAACGGGCACGGAGCCTCGCCGAGGAGCATCTCCGGCTGGCCCGCGCGTTCGGCGCGGCACGCCACATCGGCGCCGCGCTGAACGCGACGGCGCTCCTGACGGACGACCCGCGGACGGCCGGCGCGCTGCTCGCCGAGGCCGTGGAGGTCCTGGCGGCGACATCGGCCCGCCTGGACTTCGCCAAGGTCCTCGAGAAGCAGGGCCGTACGCTCCTGGACACCGGCGACCGCGACGCCGGCCTGACGGCGATCGGGCGGGCGGCCGACGTCGCCACGGAGTGCCACGCATCGGCGATGACCGAGCGGTTGCGGCGGTTGCTCGCCCACAGCGGCGTGCGCCGTACGCGGATCACCTCGCGTGGCGTCCACACCCTGACGCCGGCGGAGCGTTCCGCCGGTGAGCTCGCCACCGCCGGGCTCACCAACCGCCAGATCGCCGAACAGCTGTTCCTCAGCGAGAAGACCGTCGAGGCCCACCTGAGCCGGGCCTACCGCAAGCTGGGCGTCCGCTCCCGTACCCAGCTCGCGATGCGGATGACCACGGTGGCCGGCTGA